Proteins encoded within one genomic window of Brassica rapa cultivar Chiifu-401-42 chromosome A09, CAAS_Brap_v3.01, whole genome shotgun sequence:
- the LOC103839981 gene encoding transcription factor bHLH80, whose product MQSTHSGGGGEGGGGGGGDVSRGGLSRIRSAPATWIETLLEDDEEDDLKPNLCLTELLTGNSAGLTSPDTFDFPSSVEQGLYNHQSGFYRQNSSPADFLSGSGATTDGVLSNFEIPANYDYLPPNVNISPGSKRSREIEAQFSSQMKEEQMSSGVSGMMDMNMDTLLDDSVPFRVRAKRGCATHPRSIAERMRRTRISDRIRRLQELVPNMDKQTNTADMLEEAVEYVKALQRQIQELTEQQKRCRCTPKEEQ is encoded by the exons ATGCAATCCACTCacagcggcggcggcggcgaaggaggaggaggaggaggtggagatgTGAGTCGTGGTGGGTTATCTCGGATCCGTTCAGCTCCGGCCACTTGGATTGAAACCCTACTCGAGgacgatgaagaagatgatttgaaacCCAACCTCTGTTTAACTGAGCTTCTTACCGGAAACTCGGCAGGGTTAACAAGTCCCGACACGTTTGACTTCCCTAGTTCCGTTGAGCAGGGACTGTACAATCACCAAAGTGGGTTTTACCGTCAGAACAGCTCTCCAGCGGATTTTCTCAGTGGCTCTGGAGCTACGACTGATGGGGTTTTATCAAATTTTGAGATTCCTGCTAATTACGATTACTTGCCGCCGAACGTTAACATTTCTCCGGGGAGTAAACGGTCGAGAGAAATTGAAGCTCAGTTCTCTTCCCAGATG AAAGAAGAGCAAATGAGTAGTGGTGTATCAGGAATGATGGATATGAACATGGATACGCTTCTTGACGACTCGGTTCCTTTTAGGGTTCGTGCTAAACGCGGTTGTGCAACTCATCCTCGTAGCATCGCTGAACGG ATGAGGAGAACACGAATAAGTGACCGGATCAGGAGGCTGCAAGAACTTGTTCCTAACATGGATAAG CAAACCAACACTGCGGACATGTTAGAAGAGGCTGTGGAGTATGTGAAAGCTCTTCAACGCCAGATCcag GAGTTGACAGAGCAACAGAAGAGGTGCAGATGCACACCTAAAGAAGAACAATAA